In one Thermanaerovibrio velox DSM 12556 genomic region, the following are encoded:
- a CDS encoding (2Fe-2S)-binding protein — translation MSIGFTLNGREVRFCPSPKQRLLDMLRELGMTSVKEGCSEGECGACTVVMDGEPVASCTVMAFQAEGSRIVTLEGLAEKGLLHPIQRAFAEHGAVQCGFCTPGMIMALYALLVKNPSPTREQVAEAISGNLCRCTGYLPIIEAAMDASRRIDAHAAP, via the coding sequence TTGTCCATAGGCTTCACTTTGAACGGCCGGGAGGTCCGCTTCTGCCCCTCCCCCAAACAGCGGCTGCTGGACATGCTGCGGGAGCTGGGGATGACCAGCGTCAAGGAGGGCTGCTCCGAGGGGGAGTGCGGGGCCTGCACGGTGGTAATGGACGGCGAGCCCGTGGCATCCTGCACCGTCATGGCCTTCCAGGCGGAGGGATCCCGGATAGTAACCCTGGAGGGGCTGGCAGAGAAGGGGCTGCTTCACCCCATCCAAAGGGCCTTCGCGGAGCACGGGGCGGTGCAGTGCGGCTTCTGCACCCCGGGGATGATAATGGCCCTGTATGCCCTCCTCGTGAAAAACCCCTCCCCCACCAGGGAACAGGTGGCGGAGGCGATATCCGGCAACCTGTGCCGATGCACCGGGTACCTGCCCATCATAGAGGCCGCCATGGACGCCTCCAGGAGGATCGATGCCCATGCTGCGCCTTAG
- a CDS encoding FAD binding domain-containing protein, whose translation MAGGTDLTIRIHLDGLDLHLADITSLEDLKGISLYPHGYRVGSTVTFSRISASNHLPGGLRAMASKVGSPQIRSRGTMGGNVGNLSPAGDAIPMLMALNATMEVLQFQEEAVIPGSIPMGDMKPGPFGVLPGPRDLITGFSIPRWDFSHFGKVGSRRTVTISKLSVGCALDRGGKRCRLYLGAVGSLPIRCGEAEDAIVNLSGRELLAELPAILSRAVERAIPNRASMPYKREAVKALGLELAQDLVSEGGV comes from the coding sequence ATCGCCGGGGGGACGGACCTCACCATAAGGATTCACCTTGATGGCTTAGACCTCCACCTGGCGGACATAACCTCCCTGGAGGATCTAAAAGGGATCTCCCTCTACCCCCATGGGTACCGGGTGGGCTCCACCGTCACGTTCTCGAGGATAAGCGCTTCAAATCACCTTCCCGGGGGCCTTCGGGCCATGGCCTCCAAGGTGGGGTCCCCCCAGATAAGGAGCCGGGGAACCATGGGGGGCAACGTGGGGAACCTGTCCCCCGCGGGGGATGCGATCCCCATGCTGATGGCGCTAAACGCCACCATGGAGGTGCTTCAGTTCCAGGAGGAAGCGGTGATCCCCGGGTCCATCCCCATGGGGGACATGAAGCCCGGCCCCTTCGGGGTTCTACCGGGCCCCAGGGACCTCATAACCGGCTTCTCCATCCCCCGATGGGACTTCTCCCACTTCGGCAAGGTGGGGTCCCGGAGGACCGTGACCATATCGAAGCTCAGCGTGGGCTGTGCCCTCGACCGAGGTGGGAAAAGGTGCCGGCTGTACCTTGGAGCGGTTGGATCTCTCCCCATCCGGTGCGGCGAGGCGGAGGACGCCATCGTGAACCTCTCCGGCCGAGAGCTCCTGGCGGAGCTCCCGGCAATCCTGTCCCGGGCGGTGGAGAGGGCGATACCCAACAGGGCCTCCATGCCCTACAAAAGGGAAGCGGTAAAGGCTCTGGGACTTGAACTGGCCCAGGACTTGGTTTCCGAAGGGGGGGTCTGA
- a CDS encoding xanthine dehydrogenase family protein molybdopterin-binding subunit: protein MSRWNWIGVSVPRLDGLQKVTGEFLFLEDRGRPKGLLYGRLITSPVANGIVHGFRTEKAKGIGDLVRIFTPMDDPMRTPYNSSVYLDDQQDLRDERIFTDRPLFLGDPVGAVLAETPEGALRAAQAVEVLVQELPPVLTPLKEGVPSPLPKKPRFIEGRIACGEDPPPMEGTVEIAVTVRTPKVHHGAMENHICLSYMDGPVLTVESPCQMPFTVRHALSKALGLPMSRIRVIKAPMGGSFGGKQEVFLETRCALMTLLTGRPVLLKTSRRESIISTRSRAAVEGTVRMRALPDGTLLSRSVEVLCDSGAYATGGHRITMAMGKKTFRLYRIPRQEFVGRTYFTNTVPSGACRGYGSPQIHAITEIALDLLARKLHMDPAELRLKNLVHPFDLDPTGAPPLGNARVRDCLEEGLRAFRWEERKRHILGSRGDGRFKTGIGLACCTHGNGYYGSPFADVMGMTISLCEDGSVLVNGAFEELGNGTMTAMTQIVADAMDLPLERVFVAEADTHLTPFDVGCVASRVTHVCGACALEAALKLRSRIARAFLALNGIGQDRADQVVFQDGVVSMDGLSMSYGSLASRSTKELGDILWENVIFKPQGNPASYAVHFAQVEVDTLTGLVRVTDYLACHDVGRAINPMMVKGQIYGGVQMGIGLALMEEIRYDKRGVPLNGSFSRYHMPNGPEMPDIKVMLVERGEEGGPFGAKSVGEIATVPVAPAICNAVNMAVGTKMTELPFTPERIVGALRSRGDGD from the coding sequence ATGAGCCGCTGGAACTGGATTGGCGTATCCGTGCCCCGGCTGGACGGGCTCCAGAAGGTGACCGGGGAGTTCCTATTCCTGGAGGACCGGGGAAGGCCAAAGGGGCTCCTGTACGGCCGCCTCATCACAAGCCCGGTGGCCAACGGCATAGTGCACGGATTCAGGACTGAAAAGGCCAAGGGGATAGGGGACCTGGTCAGGATCTTCACCCCCATGGACGACCCCATGAGGACCCCTTACAACAGCTCCGTGTACCTGGACGACCAGCAGGACCTAAGGGACGAGAGGATATTCACCGACCGGCCCCTCTTCCTGGGTGACCCGGTTGGGGCGGTGTTGGCGGAGACCCCGGAGGGGGCCCTGCGGGCCGCTCAGGCGGTGGAGGTGCTTGTCCAGGAGCTGCCCCCGGTTCTGACCCCCCTCAAAGAAGGGGTCCCTTCTCCGCTCCCCAAGAAGCCCCGGTTCATAGAGGGAAGGATCGCATGCGGAGAAGACCCGCCCCCCATGGAGGGGACGGTGGAGATCGCGGTAACGGTCCGCACCCCCAAGGTCCACCACGGGGCCATGGAGAACCACATATGCCTGTCCTACATGGACGGTCCGGTGCTGACGGTGGAGTCCCCGTGCCAGATGCCCTTCACGGTGCGCCACGCCCTGTCCAAGGCCCTGGGGCTTCCCATGAGCCGAATAAGGGTGATAAAGGCCCCCATGGGGGGCTCCTTCGGGGGGAAACAGGAGGTCTTCCTGGAGACCCGATGCGCCCTCATGACCCTCCTAACCGGCAGACCCGTGCTGCTCAAGACCAGCAGGCGGGAGAGCATCATATCCACCAGGAGCAGGGCCGCCGTGGAGGGTACCGTCAGGATGAGGGCGCTTCCGGATGGCACGTTGCTCAGCCGCTCCGTGGAGGTGCTGTGCGACTCCGGGGCCTACGCCACCGGGGGACACCGGATAACCATGGCCATGGGGAAGAAGACCTTCAGGCTCTACCGCATACCCCGTCAGGAGTTCGTGGGCCGCACTTACTTCACCAACACGGTGCCCAGCGGGGCCTGCAGGGGCTACGGCTCCCCTCAGATTCACGCCATAACCGAGATAGCTCTGGACCTGCTGGCCCGGAAACTCCACATGGACCCGGCGGAGCTCAGGCTCAAGAACCTGGTCCACCCCTTCGACCTGGACCCCACCGGGGCTCCCCCGCTTGGGAACGCCCGGGTCAGGGACTGCCTTGAGGAGGGGCTCCGGGCCTTCCGCTGGGAGGAGCGGAAGCGGCACATCCTGGGATCCAGAGGTGACGGGAGGTTCAAGACCGGCATAGGCCTCGCCTGCTGCACCCACGGCAACGGCTACTACGGGTCCCCCTTCGCGGACGTGATGGGCATGACCATAAGCCTCTGCGAGGACGGTTCCGTCCTGGTCAACGGGGCCTTCGAGGAGCTGGGCAACGGCACCATGACCGCCATGACCCAGATAGTGGCGGACGCCATGGACCTACCCCTGGAGCGGGTCTTCGTGGCCGAGGCGGACACGCACCTCACCCCCTTTGACGTGGGCTGCGTGGCCAGCCGGGTGACCCACGTGTGCGGCGCCTGCGCCCTGGAGGCGGCGCTCAAGCTCAGGTCCCGGATAGCAAGGGCATTCCTCGCCCTTAACGGCATAGGGCAGGACCGGGCGGACCAGGTGGTGTTCCAGGACGGGGTGGTTAGCATGGATGGCCTGTCCATGAGCTACGGCTCCCTGGCCAGCAGGTCGACAAAGGAGCTGGGGGATATCCTGTGGGAGAACGTGATCTTCAAGCCCCAGGGGAACCCCGCCTCGTACGCGGTACACTTCGCCCAGGTGGAGGTGGACACCCTGACGGGGCTCGTCCGGGTCACGGACTACCTGGCCTGCCACGACGTGGGACGGGCCATAAACCCCATGATGGTGAAAGGCCAGATATACGGGGGGGTCCAGATGGGCATCGGGTTGGCCCTCATGGAGGAGATCCGCTACGACAAAAGGGGGGTACCCCTCAACGGGTCCTTCAGCAGGTACCACATGCCCAACGGCCCGGAGATGCCGGACATAAAGGTGATGTTGGTTGAAAGGGGGGAGGAGGGGGGGCCCTTCGGGGCCAAGAGCGTGGGGGAGATAGCCACCGTTCCGGTGGCGCCCGCCATATGCAACGCGGTCAACATGGCCGTTGGAACCAAAATGACGGAGCTGCCCTTCACCCCAGAGCGGATAGTGGGGGCACTGCGTTCCAGGGGGGATGGGGATTGA
- a CDS encoding HAL/PAL/TAL family ammonia-lyase, with the protein MTLGEGPIGVEQVVAAAFGEPVSVSGEALARCRAVWKALMDIADRGNPKVYGLNTGVGINKDQTVTRESYGVYNLNMLKVHCVGLSPYASAEEARGTMFLKLHHLAMGYTGITPGYVELLREMLNRGIYPAIPLRGSVGEADITSLSHLGLVMAGEGFVMDTQGLRPAGEALREAGLQPIKPGPKDGLGLVTSNALGEALGCLALHRAKSLMDLADLSYAMTLEGFHGNLSPLDERALALHPSKGVKVTASNARRFLTGSYLEGGAKSLQDPLSIRCSPMVHGAVRDALNAAEEALTGYINTPDDNPLAFEDGTVIPCALFEPLGWVLEFEKLKAALCHLSQTVARRTLRLGSDRFTGLPRFLNPCTSMCHAFGVIQKTVSYLQAENRHLSNPCSFDVESLSEDQEDRGCNTPMVMDHLKRMLDNLEVMLAIEILHGAQAMDMRGASYGRGTSRALGKLRERVPFMDEDRDLSLDVARAVEAVRSGELIEAARSPWGCGG; encoded by the coding sequence GTGACGTTGGGAGAGGGCCCCATAGGGGTTGAACAGGTTGTGGCGGCGGCGTTTGGGGAGCCCGTCAGCGTGTCCGGCGAAGCTCTGGCCCGCTGCAGGGCGGTTTGGAAGGCCCTGATGGACATAGCGGACCGGGGGAACCCAAAGGTCTACGGGCTCAACACCGGGGTGGGGATAAACAAGGACCAGACCGTGACCCGGGAGAGCTACGGGGTCTACAACCTCAACATGCTCAAGGTCCACTGCGTGGGGCTCAGCCCCTACGCCTCGGCGGAAGAGGCCCGGGGGACCATGTTCCTCAAGCTCCACCACCTGGCCATGGGCTACACCGGGATAACCCCCGGCTACGTGGAGCTCCTAAGGGAGATGTTGAACCGGGGGATATACCCCGCCATCCCGCTGCGGGGGTCCGTCGGGGAGGCGGATATAACCTCCCTATCCCACCTGGGGCTGGTGATGGCCGGGGAGGGCTTCGTCATGGACACCCAAGGGCTCCGCCCCGCCGGGGAGGCCTTGAGGGAAGCGGGACTACAACCCATCAAGCCGGGCCCCAAGGACGGGCTGGGGCTTGTGACCTCCAACGCCCTGGGAGAGGCTCTGGGGTGTCTTGCGCTGCACCGGGCCAAGTCCCTCATGGACCTGGCGGACCTGTCCTATGCGATGACCCTGGAGGGCTTCCATGGGAACCTGTCCCCCCTGGACGAGAGGGCCCTGGCGCTCCACCCCTCCAAGGGGGTCAAGGTCACCGCTTCCAACGCAAGGCGGTTCCTGACGGGAAGCTACCTGGAAGGGGGGGCCAAATCCCTTCAGGACCCCCTGTCCATAAGATGCTCCCCCATGGTCCACGGGGCGGTAAGGGATGCCTTGAACGCCGCGGAGGAGGCCCTCACGGGGTACATCAACACCCCGGACGACAACCCCCTGGCCTTCGAGGACGGCACCGTAATCCCCTGTGCGCTTTTCGAACCCCTGGGGTGGGTCTTGGAGTTCGAGAAGCTGAAGGCCGCCCTCTGCCACCTGTCCCAGACGGTGGCCCGTAGGACCCTGCGGCTCGGCTCTGACCGGTTCACCGGGCTTCCCCGGTTCCTCAACCCATGTACATCCATGTGCCACGCCTTCGGGGTAATCCAGAAGACCGTGTCTTACCTTCAGGCGGAGAACCGGCATCTAAGCAACCCCTGCTCCTTCGACGTGGAGTCCCTGTCGGAGGACCAGGAGGACCGGGGGTGCAATACCCCCATGGTGATGGACCACCTCAAGAGGATGTTGGACAACCTCGAGGTGATGCTGGCCATAGAGATCCTCCACGGGGCCCAGGCCATGGACATGAGGGGGGCCTCCTATGGAAGGGGGACCTCCAGGGCCCTAGGGAAGCTCAGGGAAAGGGTGCCCTTCATGGATGAGGATAGGGACCTCTCGCTGGACGTGGCAAGGGCGGTGGAGGCGGTGAGATCCGGGGAGCTGATCGAGGCTGCCAGATCCCCCTGGGGATGCGGGGGGTGA
- a CDS encoding BCCT family transporter — MISKEGMRIRGEVFYPMAAIFLGAIALGVLAPEAFYKAESAIVEFAFVKFGWLFQLSSVMFLGICIYLGLSKYGDIKFGGKDAKPTLTDWQWFSISLCGGIATGILFWGIAEPITHFMSPPDFLGLKPGTEGAAMFSMTTTFIHWTFIPYAMYAIAGLGIAYCAYNMKLPYAVSSTLYPLFGRRATGLTGAVVDNICLLAIAGGVAAVLGVGAMQAGSGLNSLTGIKTGKTVWAAVLAITVSIYIISSYSGIMRGIRILSDYNAKIFLFMMLFFFAVGPTSFILNLGVQGFGHFINHFFERTMYLSPIDGSPWPRWWPVYYWAIWLAYAPLIGMFLARLSYGRTIRQFLLFNLVLPSVFGLVWFSIFGGSAIYSQIHGGKIWESIQGSGLEVSVFAFLKNAPLGVLWSWVFIAVLILSIVTLCDSMTTTVASLSMSGSHMEGKEPPARMKIFWGVVMASMAIINLLSSSGKISGIDATKQIATVAGFPILFFMCLMAFGTVRAIVKGMGETVEDQEELRGALEEEGAEEAI; from the coding sequence ATGATATCCAAGGAAGGGATGAGGATAAGGGGAGAGGTCTTCTACCCCATGGCGGCGATATTCCTTGGGGCCATAGCCCTTGGGGTCTTAGCACCGGAGGCCTTTTACAAGGCCGAGTCCGCCATAGTGGAGTTCGCTTTCGTCAAGTTCGGCTGGCTCTTCCAACTCTCCAGCGTGATGTTCCTCGGGATCTGCATTTACCTTGGGCTGTCCAAGTACGGGGATATAAAGTTCGGCGGGAAGGACGCCAAACCCACCCTAACGGACTGGCAGTGGTTCTCCATATCCCTCTGCGGAGGCATCGCCACCGGCATCCTCTTCTGGGGAATCGCGGAGCCCATCACCCACTTCATGAGCCCTCCGGACTTCCTGGGCCTCAAGCCCGGGACCGAAGGGGCCGCCATGTTCTCCATGACCACCACCTTCATCCACTGGACGTTCATCCCCTACGCCATGTACGCCATAGCGGGGCTTGGGATAGCCTACTGCGCCTACAACATGAAGCTGCCCTACGCGGTGAGCTCCACCCTCTACCCCCTGTTCGGCCGGAGGGCCACGGGGCTCACCGGAGCGGTGGTGGACAACATATGCCTCCTCGCCATAGCCGGAGGGGTCGCGGCGGTGCTGGGGGTGGGGGCCATGCAGGCGGGAAGCGGACTTAACAGCCTCACGGGGATAAAGACCGGCAAGACCGTGTGGGCCGCGGTGCTGGCTATCACCGTGTCCATATACATCATATCCTCCTACTCGGGGATAATGAGGGGCATAAGGATACTGTCGGACTACAACGCCAAGATATTCCTCTTCATGATGCTCTTCTTCTTCGCCGTGGGCCCCACCAGCTTCATCCTTAACCTCGGGGTCCAGGGCTTCGGGCACTTCATAAACCACTTCTTCGAGCGGACCATGTACCTATCCCCCATAGACGGCAGCCCCTGGCCCAGGTGGTGGCCCGTGTACTACTGGGCCATCTGGCTGGCCTATGCCCCCCTCATAGGCATGTTCCTGGCGAGACTCTCCTACGGCAGGACCATAAGGCAGTTCCTGCTCTTCAACCTGGTGCTCCCCTCGGTGTTCGGCCTCGTCTGGTTCTCCATCTTCGGGGGCAGCGCCATCTACTCCCAGATCCACGGGGGCAAGATATGGGAGTCCATCCAGGGCTCCGGCCTTGAGGTCTCGGTGTTCGCCTTCCTGAAGAACGCCCCGCTGGGGGTCCTGTGGTCATGGGTTTTCATAGCGGTTCTGATACTCTCCATCGTCACCCTCTGCGACTCCATGACCACCACCGTGGCATCCCTGTCAATGAGCGGATCCCACATGGAGGGCAAGGAACCCCCGGCGAGGATGAAGATATTCTGGGGCGTGGTCATGGCCTCCATGGCCATAATCAACCTCCTGAGCAGCTCCGGCAAGATCTCCGGCATAGACGCCACCAAGCAGATCGCCACGGTGGCGGGCTTCCCGATACTGTTCTTCATGTGCCTCATGGCCTTTGGGACCGTGAGGGCCATAGTCAAGGGCATGGGGGAGACGGTGGAAGACCAGGAGGAGCTCCGGGGAGCATTGGAAGAGGAAGGGGCGGAGGAGGCCATATAG
- a CDS encoding ADP-ribosylglycohydrolase family protein encodes MLGAIIGDIVGSRFERTGHKGRDFELFHPRCRFTDDTVMTLAVAKAILVSRGIVSLVGDNAVRCMRELGRLYPDRGYGSMFARWLSSPEPAPYGSRGNGAAMRVSPCGFAARGLEEARELAFEVTRVTHDHPEAIKGAEAVASAVFLARSGASLEDMRRHVQDNYYPTGFTLDEIREGYSFSSACEDTVPQALQAFFESRSFEEAVRNAVSLGGDTDTLGAVAGSVAEAFYGIPRALRDQAMAFLDERLRGILGEFEAQYPPSIT; translated from the coding sequence ATGTTGGGAGCCATAATAGGGGACATCGTGGGCTCCCGGTTCGAGAGGACCGGGCACAAGGGTAGGGATTTCGAGCTCTTCCACCCCCGGTGCCGGTTCACCGATGACACCGTGATGACCCTCGCCGTGGCGAAGGCGATCCTGGTTAGCCGGGGTATCGTCTCCCTGGTGGGGGATAACGCGGTGAGGTGCATGAGGGAGCTTGGGAGGCTCTACCCGGACCGGGGTTACGGCTCCATGTTCGCCCGCTGGCTCTCGTCCCCCGAGCCCGCCCCTTACGGGAGCCGGGGCAACGGGGCCGCCATGAGGGTGAGCCCCTGCGGTTTCGCCGCCAGGGGCCTTGAGGAGGCCAGGGAGCTCGCCTTTGAGGTCACCAGGGTGACCCATGACCATCCGGAGGCCATTAAGGGGGCGGAGGCGGTGGCCTCCGCGGTGTTCCTGGCCCGCTCCGGGGCATCCCTGGAGGATATGCGGAGGCACGTGCAAGACAACTACTATCCCACGGGCTTCACCCTGGATGAGATAAGGGAGGGATACTCCTTCAGCTCCGCCTGTGAGGACACGGTTCCCCAGGCCCTGCAGGCCTTCTTTGAGTCCCGGAGCTTCGAGGAGGCGGTGCGGAACGCCGTGTCCTTAGGGGGGGACACGGATACCCTTGGGGCCGTGGCGGGCTCCGTGGCGGAGGCCTTCTACGGGATACCGAGGGCGTTGCGGGATCAGGCGATGGCCTTCCTGGACGAACGCCTCAGGGGGATCCTGGGGGAGTTCGAGGCCCAATACCCCCCGAGCATTACCTGA
- the rmuC gene encoding DNA recombination protein RmuC, with amino-acid sequence MGLVGILLSVGLLLRVLGMMKGVLSAQELERQLSRLDESLRREGDLIRQELRALREELSRGQSDQRMELREAVESSGKRQLEVLNHGMMDFSRRLNELSETVSAKLSGGNEAVLRSLNEGMNGFSGRLSELSETVNSRLLGINDTVRTSLDEVRKSMTAGVEDMRRSSEEKLDRMREVVEEKLHSALEKRLGEAFSSVSERLEKVHQGLGEMKTLAGDVGDLKRVLSNVKVRGTWGEVQLGNLLEQLLTPEQYGKNVTLGSGQVEFAVKLPGDQEPVWLPIDAKFPQEDYQRLESALEEGDRGRAEASRNALLKRLEEEAKKIRDKYVCPPRTTDFAIMYLPVEGLYAEALRADGLLDRLMTQHRVVPVGPTVLGAFLNSLQMGFRTLAIQQRSSEVWNLLGQVKTEFGKFGDLLEKAQKKIQEAGNHLEKVSGKTKTIERRLKGVEAVPSGEIEAQDLSGEGYWE; translated from the coding sequence TTGGGGTTGGTCGGTATCTTGCTGTCGGTGGGGCTACTGCTGAGGGTTCTTGGGATGATGAAGGGGGTTTTAAGCGCCCAAGAGCTGGAACGGCAGCTCAGCCGTTTAGATGAGTCCTTGAGGCGGGAGGGGGATCTCATAAGGCAGGAGCTCCGGGCCCTTCGGGAGGAGCTGTCCCGGGGGCAGTCGGATCAGCGGATGGAGCTTCGGGAGGCGGTGGAGTCCTCGGGCAAGAGGCAGCTTGAGGTGTTGAACCATGGGATGATGGACTTCTCGAGGAGGCTTAACGAGCTCTCCGAGACGGTGAGCGCCAAGCTCTCCGGGGGGAACGAGGCGGTTTTGAGGTCTTTGAACGAGGGGATGAACGGCTTCTCCGGGAGGCTCAGCGAGCTCTCCGAGACGGTGAACTCCAGGCTCTTGGGGATAAACGATACGGTTCGGACGTCCCTGGACGAGGTGAGGAAGTCCATGACCGCCGGTGTTGAGGACATGAGGCGCAGCAGCGAGGAGAAGCTGGACAGGATGCGTGAGGTGGTGGAGGAGAAGCTGCACAGTGCCCTTGAGAAGCGTCTTGGGGAGGCCTTCAGCAGCGTTTCCGAGCGGCTTGAGAAGGTTCACCAGGGCCTTGGGGAGATGAAGACCCTGGCGGGGGACGTGGGGGACCTTAAGCGGGTGCTTTCCAACGTTAAGGTTAGGGGCACCTGGGGGGAGGTCCAGCTGGGCAACCTGTTGGAGCAGCTGTTGACCCCCGAGCAGTACGGCAAGAACGTGACTTTGGGTAGCGGCCAGGTGGAGTTCGCGGTGAAGCTGCCGGGGGATCAGGAGCCGGTGTGGCTTCCCATAGACGCCAAGTTCCCCCAGGAGGACTACCAGCGGTTGGAGAGCGCCTTGGAGGAGGGGGATCGGGGGAGGGCGGAGGCCAGCCGAAACGCCCTTCTTAAGAGGCTCGAGGAGGAGGCCAAGAAGATAAGGGATAAGTACGTGTGTCCTCCTAGGACCACGGATTTTGCGATCATGTACCTCCCGGTGGAGGGGCTTTACGCGGAGGCCCTTCGGGCGGACGGGCTGTTGGACCGGCTCATGACCCAGCACCGGGTTGTGCCGGTGGGGCCCACGGTGTTGGGGGCCTTTTTGAACAGCCTCCAGATGGGATTTAGGACCTTGGCGATCCAGCAGCGTTCCTCGGAGGTGTGGAACCTTTTAGGCCAAGTCAAGACGGAGTTCGGCAAGTTCGGGGATCTCCTGGAGAAGGCCCAGAAGAAGATCCAGGAGGCGGGTAACCACCTTGAAAAGGTGAGCGGCAAGACCAAGACCATAGAGAGGCGCCTCAAGGGGGTGGAGGCGGTCCCCTCCGGGGAGATTGAGGCCCAGGATCTCTCCGGGGAGGGCTACTGGGAGTAG
- a CDS encoding Glu/Leu/Phe/Val family dehydrogenase, with protein MVYDLYSMFKKQVLAAEPYLGANSELLPIFLEPKEVTEYTLPLRMSDGSVLPVKAWRSRHNNALGPYKGGVRFYREASREEIMALSGWMTVKCSAAGLPFGGSKGGVKIDPHQLDQEELERLARLYAAATAQDSGEDVEIPAPDVNTNPQVMAWFLDTYEKLKGINSPAAFTGKPPEVGGSKGRGEAGAMGGSFVLEEFLKGRGLDPRDLKVAIQGYGSLGITAHKALSSMGLKVVAISDSHGGVYREGGLDPEDLSAHKMMTGLLKDYKDADNIAGDEIFQVDCHILVPAALECAITAHNAGSIRAKVVLELANAPTTPEADQILQAGGTVVIPDVLANSGGVTVSYFEWVQCRSGEMWRQQKVVRKLKEKLREAIGETMALSDTYKIPLRTAAFVRGVGRVLRAMKLKGIWP; from the coding sequence ATGGTCTACGACCTTTACTCCATGTTCAAGAAGCAGGTGTTGGCGGCGGAACCGTACCTGGGGGCCAACTCGGAGCTCTTACCGATCTTCCTGGAGCCCAAGGAGGTTACGGAGTACACGCTGCCCCTTAGGATGTCCGACGGGTCGGTCCTGCCGGTGAAGGCCTGGCGCAGCCGGCACAACAACGCCCTAGGCCCCTACAAGGGGGGGGTCCGGTTCTACCGGGAGGCATCTCGGGAGGAGATAATGGCCCTCTCGGGATGGATGACCGTGAAGTGCTCCGCCGCGGGCCTGCCCTTCGGGGGGTCCAAGGGGGGCGTCAAGATAGACCCTCACCAGCTGGATCAGGAGGAGCTGGAGCGGCTCGCCAGGCTCTACGCCGCCGCCACCGCTCAGGACAGCGGGGAGGACGTGGAGATACCGGCCCCGGACGTGAACACCAACCCCCAGGTGATGGCCTGGTTCCTGGACACCTACGAGAAGCTCAAGGGCATCAACTCCCCTGCGGCCTTCACCGGGAAGCCGCCGGAGGTGGGGGGCTCCAAGGGACGGGGGGAGGCGGGGGCCATGGGGGGCTCCTTCGTGCTGGAGGAGTTCCTCAAGGGAAGGGGCCTGGACCCCCGGGATCTGAAGGTGGCGATCCAGGGCTACGGGAGCCTCGGGATAACCGCCCACAAAGCCTTGAGCTCCATGGGGCTCAAGGTGGTGGCCATATCGGACAGCCACGGGGGAGTCTACCGGGAGGGGGGGCTGGACCCGGAGGACCTGAGCGCCCACAAGATGATGACCGGCCTGCTCAAGGACTACAAGGACGCGGACAACATAGCGGGGGACGAGATATTCCAGGTGGACTGCCACATCCTGGTACCCGCGGCGCTGGAGTGCGCCATAACCGCTCACAACGCCGGATCGATAAGGGCCAAGGTGGTGCTTGAGCTGGCCAACGCCCCCACCACTCCCGAGGCGGATCAGATACTGCAAGCCGGCGGGACCGTGGTCATCCCGGACGTGCTGGCCAACTCCGGGGGGGTCACGGTGAGCTACTTCGAATGGGTCCAGTGCCGCTCCGGGGAGATGTGGCGGCAGCAGAAGGTGGTCCGCAAGCTCAAGGAGAAGCTCCGGGAGGCCATTGGGGAGACCATGGCCCTGTCGGACACGTACAAGATACCCTTGAGGACCGCCGCCTTCGTCCGGGGGGTAGGAAGGGTGCTCAGGGCGATGAAACTGAAGGGGATATGGCCGTAG